The DNA region ATTGCAAGAGAATGAAGTGGTTCATTCACGCGTGTTTCCTTATACATGAAATCATTCATAAAATATTCTCCTTTGACTTTATTACATATCTGATTAATTGGTGAAATCCAACAAAGTGCGAAAATGAAGCTTGCTTGATGGACCTTATATGCCGTTTGCTTTCTCACAACTGTAAATAGTTTTTATTGCAATTTTCATCTTTGAATTGCGTTTTTTTAATTACCAATGGTATCTACCGGCAGATCCAGTGATTATTCCCCGCGCTGATCTGTAAGCACTTCGATGAATGATACAACTGGTCCAAGGATGAAATATTGCGTTTTCAATTGTTCCTACAAATTAAATAGGAGTACTTGACTTGAGTGTACCACCACCAAAACATTTCATAGCATGCTAGTTGATAGTATAATTACAGTGAATGTCATTAATTGTGGTAGATACCCTAATCGGTTCCCTATTTGAATTGGACATTTTATAATTGTCACTGCAATCAGCTGTAGTAATGGAATTAGTATGTCCAACCAACACTCAACAGTCCAAGATGCTACTCATGTAAATAAATAAGTATAAAGAAATAATCTTTTTGTACccactttatttaatttgcaaGTCGAGACCATAGTCAATATTCCGacaccaaaaaaaagaaaagaaaaggatcTGTTGTCGTGGCCTTATAATTAACCACTCAACACTAGTCTTGCTAGGCGCCTGCTTTTAAGACTACAATCatgtaaatataatttatgAAAAATCATTTGTTGTCTGGTTTTATAATTATTACTCGCTAACTGATTAATTCCTCCAACAATGATCACAACACATCGAAACCTCATCACTTCATCTCTCTTTTTTGATTCTATTTCTGTCACTCCATAGTTTGTTTGAACCATGTGATGCGAAATGCAGTCCTTCTTCGTGCGGCATCATTCCCAACATCAGCTCCccgggttttttctttttttttctagattAGAACTTAGATTCTTTTAGTGTactagagtttttttttattccgtgtttgggagagacgcatgaccttcATGCGTctttttttaatgaaacgcatgacggagatgcgtcttttatagagacgcatgagggacatgcgtctctaatttttttcgattttttttgagtgacgcatgaccgtcatgcgtcttagggagagacgcatgagggtcatgcgtctctaaatACATATAGAGAGATTGTATAAATACAAGTCAGGTCACGTCAAGGGGGCAGGTTTTGAGAAATTGGGGAAAAgtggaagagagagagattgtaTAAATACATACATATTACTCCATCATATATATTAAACTCAAATGATTTTTTTACTCCATAATTTATGTTCGGTGAACATATATTTTGctctaaataaaaataaatattaaataagttattaatttatgtagaaTTAGTTAATCATTTTACAAAACCTAAAAATCATATACATTTTCTTAATCCATGTGGGCAAACAACTAAGAAACATAATATGTTAGCTTTCCCTAATTAATCATATAACTATGTTAAAAATTCATATGAGATAAGATGTATCATactcataaatttaaatatgtgCCTCTTGATAAGCAAAATACGAGTATAAAAGAAgatattatatttatgttattaATCAAGTACTTTTAGGCATAAGTTTCTATGATTAAACACTTTATTTAGGCTATTTAACAAGCTAAATAcagtgcaatttttaatttaaaattgaacgTATAAAGCAAAATAATATTTAGGCAGAAGGCATATAAATTTAGAGTGACTAGACGTGTAGCTTGAGTGTCACAGTATCTCTCTCTTCAAAATTGAACAtacaatctctctctcttctcactTTTTCCCAATTTCTGCAAAAACCTGCCCCTTGACATGACTAGACGTGTAGCTTGAGTGTCACAATTTCCATACAATCTCTCTCTATACGTATTTACATGCctcaggccatccacaacgctgtctctataccgtctcttaaaccgtctcttaactactatttgagcactatttgagggccccactgtctttttttcctccatctcttaactaagagacggaacctgcaacgctccgtctcttaaccgtctctataccgtctcttaattactattcattcaatttaatttataattttttttaaaacccaattcaatttaaacaaacacactttattaaaattaaaacaaaaaaaaaacacacaaaataaaaaaaacacacaaaaaaaaaatttaaaaaaaacacaaaataaaaaaacacacaaaataaaaaaaaaactaatcggaagggctaatcatcctccggaggcggtcgaggttgagggggagtcggaaggccaagttgtgctgccatatgcacaattccgttccaccaggccgcgaattgggagtgcgagaagcgggaagtgtccgccattgtggcggtcatgtacgccaccataagtgtgtccgagcctcctcacgagcccgatcctgaggccgactggcttgattcgcctcggcccttccttgctctagccgctttcgccgagtagatgccgcagaattttttgacctgtcggtcgactcggtcaaagtgacagcggatcattttaactgtgcgcttgcgggagcggttcggctttatttggtggtagacctcgacaaccttttcccagaaacacttccgggtttgttgattcccgacgatgggatcgtacgagaccgtgatccaggcgttgtacaccgccatcgtttcgaggttgttgtacggatgtcggccaagatcctcttcctcttcttcctcctcgtcctcgcccgtctggggttgtacactgcctcggccacctccaccgcctcgcccacttccaccgcctcggcctactcccggcgtgggatcaactggaaaatcctcccggatctgggataatccctgcgaaaaccgcgggacgttgggacgaacatatgcatcaaggtcaaaattgggtggttagtacccccccggcgtcgccgaaccctgggtccccggcgttgacgaacctccaccgcccaatgtgttgatcatgttctcccaatcgccgaatgagttgagatcccacccgccggagccggagccgccatagttgccctcgccgtcgccggacatcttgagttgggttatgaaaatttcagcgaaaatttgagagaaaatttagatgataggaagaatagatgtgtagttgtgtgtaaatgaggatgggtttaggagtatttatagagtaaaaaatttaataaaaaacaaaaaaaatataaaaaaaaaacaaaaaaaacggtaataataccgttacaaatttttttttttatttaaattcgaattttttttaaaaaaaatatttattgcgtcagcacgtgacgacgcccactcgcgggccggcgagtgggcgtcacgcacgacgccgggttgCGCCACGtcgcgagacagctcgtctcgtggctcgccgaggcgagacgcgcgacgagacgcgcgacgagacgggacgagatggaggctgcaacgcgtctcgccggggtctcgtctcgctgagacgagacgcgagacgccggcgagacccgttgtggatggtctcaAGGGCGACCCCAAGAATTGCGGCGATCCACGATTTGAATTAGAATGTGAAAACAATGTGACCTACTTCTCCCTTCATTCCCACAAATACTATGTCAAAGCAATCAACTACATCAACAATGGGTTTGAAGACAACTCCCGCATCAGGCTGGCTGATGCCTCCATAAACAACGACGAGATCTGCATCTGCTCGTTTCCCCCCTTTTCTACATATGCCTATAGCTTCACTTATGATAATCCTAATCGTCTTCCTTACCTAAAGCCCATTTATTCCAGCTACACACCTTTAAACTTCATAAGCTGCCCAAATCCCTTGACCAATTCATCCCTTTTTACTGATATAACTACTCACTGTGCCTCTAATTCATCCCATCATCACAGATATGCTTATATCAAGGTCGGCCACATGAATGCCTCTGAGGTTCCATACACATGTGGAGTAGACCTCATAGCGATGACATCCTGGTATAATTTTAAGGATTTGAACAACGTTTCGCTTTCAGAAATCCTCGAGTCCCTCTTGTATGGATTTGAACTCAGGATATGCCCCTGGTGTGAAACATCCAAAATCTTACTAAAACGTTGGGTAAGCATGAATTGAATGTCACTCTATATTTTGGTAAATGCTGCTCACCAATATTGCTCTTGTCTTGTATGTATATCTGCAGAGTTTCTCCTATTTCCTGTGCTCATTCTTGCTGGTAAATCTCTTTCATTTCAAGGCATAAGACTCAGCTTCTGATAGCTCAATTTGGCACTATATATTCTTAACTTGGGAAGAACATAAATTGCAGGTTTGTTGTGTGGAGCTGTATTCACCATCTGTGGCTTCGCCACTGCATCACTGCTCTTGTTTGATATTCACCATCTATTGTTCGATATAATATATTTCCGTAACGGTATGAAGCCTTGCATTCTTTGTAAGTTTGAGTGTAATGGTATGAATCCTTGCATATATGTTCTTGTTTGCTTACCTTCTACTCGGTGTGCTTGCAGTTACAGGGGCCGACGAAAGAGTTAACCCGTTGCTCGCTCAAGGAGTAGTCATCATTGGTGAGCTCCTAATCTATGCTCCTATAATATTCCAAAGTAAATGAAGTATGTAAATTAGGAATTGTATGTAAATTAGGAATTGTGGAAACATAGAATGCATTTGATGACTTTAAATTTTGTGTTCTGTCACTCATCTCATGACAGAGCTCAGCATCTTGTCAATAAGGATTATCATTTTCCCTTTGGTGTTGTGGTTTTTGATTTACAAATTTCGAAGAAGACGTTTGTCCGAAGATAGCACAATAGAATCATTCCTCCAAAGTGACAACAAACTATCACCAGTCAGATATTCATATTCGGACATAAAGAGAATGACAAGAGGTTTTCAAGAAAAGCTAGGCGAGGGAGGCTATGGTTGTGTTTATAAAGGAAAGCTTCAAAGCGGACATCATGTAGCAGTTAAAATGCTGGGAAAATCTGGAGGAAATGGGCAAGACTTTATGAATGAAATAGCAACTATTGGAAGAATACACCATGTCAATGTGGTGCAACTAGTTGGCTATTGTGCACAAGGTTCCAAGCGTGCCCTCGTCTTTGATTTCATGACCAATGGTTCTCTTGAAAAATACCTCTTCAATAGAGAAAGAATGAATTACTTAAATTGGAATACAAAGTTTGATATTGCTGTTGGAATAGCTCGAGGAATTGCGTATTTGCATCGAGGGTGTGACATCCAGATTCTTCATTTTGATATCAAGCCACATAACATTCTCCTTGACGATAACTTCATCCCCAAAATATCTGATTTTGGGCTAGCCAAGTTATGCTCTATAGAGAAGGAGGTAGTTACGCTAACGGCCGCTAGAGGAACTATAGGGTATGTTGCTCCAGAACTTATCAACAGAGGTATAGGCGGAGTTTCTTCAAAGGCAGATGTGTATAGTTTTTGGATTCTACTAATGGAAATGGTGGGCCTAAATAAAGTGTATGGATTTGAACTCTCCGTTTTGTATGAAACATCCTTTAATTGGGGTAAGGGTGTACTATGTCTATGTCTATGTCTATGTCAGTCATATTCTACTCCTATATTTTGGTAATGCTGGAAAATGGTGCTCATTACAACCGCTCTTGTGTTGTGTGTTGGTTAATTTTTAGAAGCTTTTCTGTGTGAGCTAGTGCATATTTTTCCAAGTTCTAATGCGTTAATAGATtaaaagagagataaaaagaaaaaagtgattaaaatattgttagtgaagaatgtgATTCACCTATTATTGGGAaaatagtttccaaaattagaaaaagcatattgtgagacggactaaaaaggaaagagtgaaGTGCATACTCTTATGGAACGAaattttttacatattttacAAATATTATTATATACATTTTTAGGTCATACCTTTATGCACATTATACCTTTTGGTTTGGCGTGTCAtaattgacatttgatatttttttgtgtaacTCATCTCATGACAGCCTTCACCATCTTGTTACCAAGGGTTATCATATTTTCTTTGGTGTTATGGCTCTTGGTCTACAAATTCCGAAGAAGGCGTTTGTGTGAAGATAACACTATAGAATCCTTCCTCTAGAGTGATAATAAACTCTCACCAATCAGATATTCATATTCAAACATAAAGACAAATGACAAGAGGTTTTAAAGAAAAACTAGTTGAAGGAGGTTATGGTTGTGTTTACAAAAGAAAGCTTCAAAGTGGACATCATGTAGCAGTCAAAATGCTTGGAAAATCATGAGGAAATGGGCAAGACTTTATGAATGAAATATCAACTATTGGAAGAATAAATCATGTCAATGTCGTGCAACTAGTTGGATATTGTGCACAAGGCTCCAAGCGCGGCCTCGTCTTTGATTTCATGCCCAACGGTTCTCTTGAAAAGTACCTCTTCAATCAGGAAATGATGAATTACTTAAATTGGAATACAAAGTTTGATATTGCCGTTGGAATAGCTCAAGGAATTGAATATTTGCATCGAGGGTGTGATATCCAGATTTTTCATTTTGACATCAAGCCTCACAACATTCTCCTCGACCAGAACATCATCCCCAAAATATCTGATTTCGGGCTAGCCAAGTTATACTATGCAGAGAAGAAGGTAGTTACGTTAACAACCGCTAGAGGAATCATAGGATATGTTGCTCCAGAACTAATCAACCGGGGTATAGGCGGAGTCGCTTCCAAGGCGGATGTGTATAGTTTCGGGATGCTACTAATGGAAATGGTAGGCTTAAACAGAGTGATGAAGGAAAACAAAGATGATTCTACAAGTATTTCCCAAATTGGATATATGACCACATTAAGCAAGGCAGGGAGATTGAAATTGAAAGGTGGAGGAAAGCAGTGGTAATGATGAGAATGAGAGAGTTCGGAAGATAACAATAGTTGCGTTATGGTGCATACAAATGAACCCAGATGATCGCCCATCAATGAATCAAGTGTTGCAAATGTTAGAAGGTGATGTTGACCGCTTGTAGATTCCAGAGGTTCCATCATTACAATCAACCCAAATTTCATCATCACAATCAACACAAATTGCTGGAAATGAGGAAGAGAGTTGGCTTACAGATGCAACTGATTCTGTATCATTGCTCCATCATAACAATGCCAGCACCTTAGAGATTACTATTGCATGAACCTCTTCTTCCCAGTCTCCTGTTCTCCATAGAGTCCATCCATCTCTTTCTTCTACATGTATCTGTATTGTACTCATAGTTTTGCCTTTGATTCCTTAGTGGAGTAATATGTAATCA from Salvia splendens isolate huo1 chromosome 9, SspV2, whole genome shotgun sequence includes:
- the LOC121746780 gene encoding rust resistance kinase Lr10-like isoform X2 encodes the protein MTRGFQEKLGEGGYGCVYKGKLQSGHHVAVKMLGKSGGNGQDFMNEIATIGRIHHVNVVQLVGYCAQGSKRALVFDFMTNGSLEKYLFNRERMNYLNWNTKFDIAVGIARGIAYLHRGCDIQILHFDIKPHNILLDDNFIPKISDFGLAKLCSIEKEVVTLTAARGTIGYVAPELINRGIGGVSSKADVYSFWILLMEMVGLNKVYGFELSVLYETSFNWGKGVLCLCLCLCQSYSTPIFW
- the LOC121746780 gene encoding rust resistance kinase Lr10-like isoform X1, giving the protein MTELSILSIRIIIFPLVLWFLIYKFRRRRLSEDSTIESFLQSDNKLSPVRYSYSDIKRMTRGFQEKLGEGGYGCVYKGKLQSGHHVAVKMLGKSGGNGQDFMNEIATIGRIHHVNVVQLVGYCAQGSKRALVFDFMTNGSLEKYLFNRERMNYLNWNTKFDIAVGIARGIAYLHRGCDIQILHFDIKPHNILLDDNFIPKISDFGLAKLCSIEKEVVTLTAARGTIGYVAPELINRGIGGVSSKADVYSFWILLMEMVGLNKVYGFELSVLYETSFNWGKGVLCLCLCLCQSYSTPIFW